The DNA window CTGGGTTGGTGTTCAGATACCTCTATTGGAAGTCTTACCTGGTCATAGGAtgtggccagttcaggctacatatccactattgctaggagtcttagctggggtcatccttgtggaatccTGAAAGTTttcctagtaccaggtttctacctggCCCTGAAATGATCCTCTTTCCAGTTGGTTCTCCCCTCGACCAACCCACACCTGATTCCCCTACCCCAAACCCACCTTGATTTGACATACATTACAGTCAGCTTTTTATAATTCTTAATCTTAGAACTTAAAAACTAATATCACATACATTCTTTTAATcttattcttaaatatattaaatacctTACTCAGATCTTTGTAACTTATAAAAGTCTTTTAGTTTCATTCTGTAGCCATATATCCATTTAATctttatacataaaatttttccattaaaataatcttatatacttaggatattttattatttaatacatATCTCCTTAtgctataaatataaaaatagcatttttattttttacaaccATTATAGTAGTAAACatagattttccttttttatttttaaagtaaaattggtTGGGAGGGCCTGTTCACCTCCTTTTACTGTTAAAGAGTAGTAACAGTTAATAAATTTTGTTGTGATAATTTTAGGCTGTCCcgactggaggcaggaggattgtagtTCAACTTAGAAGATAGGGCAGAAATCTTGTAATGGATCTTTAAAGAACTATTTGATTATTAATACAGACATGAAAAGAACTTAGAGatgaaaatatcttcaaaatcctataatgtttgtatttatgtatacacacactgtCTTGCCCAGATGGTTCATGAATACCTCTGAGAGGACGTTTCCATGTTCAGATCCAGATGATGATTGGGATAGACATCATCATCTGGCAAAGTGGTTTTCAGTCATCTCTTGGGCTGCCAGGTCTCCCTCTGTATTGTTTGACTGCTTGTTTTCTATGTATGTGGTGAAGAGATGGGAACATTTGTAGTTGGTCACAATCTGGACTTTGCCATGGATGTCCAGCCTGCTCCGGAGACCTTGTGTTTCATAGTGTACCTAAGAACACATGGGAAACAGCACCGTACATCCACCAGGGGGCGCTGCCTCCCACCAGTGGAGCAAGTTAACAGATCCTGGATGGTGGCTCCCTGCTGGGTCATTCCATTCACCAGTAGGACAAAATGGTGCTTATGTGACTGCCTTTCCAGCTGTACAATTTACCTACCATTCCTGCCACCCTCTCCCACACCCTTCAGGGATGCTCACCTGGTTTCTTGCTGTCCTGTGTGTTCTTGCTGCTCTAGGCACAGGCTAGAAATAGTAACAGGGTACAAAGAACAGAAGCCAccaaagcagaggcagagctggtGGTCCCATAGATTGTCTTGGTTTGATGTCCTGGAGGCCACTAAGAAAGCTGTAGTGATTGTACTTCACAGGTACTTCCTGACCTTGCCTCCCATCCCCTTAGATGGATGGCTGTCCCATTTTCTCACCATAGAAATCAGTGACCTCAATTTTCTTGCTGTGGTTCCTCAGGTTGCAGGTGAAATGTGATTCCTGCCCAAGAAGAACCCAAATAGACAGCCAGGTCTGGTAGGTCCCATCCCCACTTGGCTGGATGGTCCCAGGTCCAAAAGTTTGCTGCTGTGTTGGCTTCTCATCTTGAAGCCAGGTTAGGGTGGCCATAGGAGGATACAGATTAAAAGCCCTGCATGTCAGGGTAATCCTGCCCACTGGGTATCTCCTTCTGGTCACCTTTAACTTTGGGGGACCTGAGAGGAGATAAAGTGAGTTAGTGGGTTACAATCTCTCTATTTCAACATGGAGGGTTGCCCAGAAGAACTGTCCTGTTCATATTTGCCTTCAGCCTCTCCTCCCTAGAGGACACAGCTCCCAGTGGCTATAGGACTGTGGGAAGCTGGGGCTTAGCTCCAGTGATGCTCTTGAGGGTTCATCCCTCATTTACACTCTGTTGATGAGAGAACATGGTATTCGTGCTGTCAGGGGCTAGCAGTTCCTCCTTACACTACAGGGCATAGATGAACAACAGTTACCAAGAGACCATAGGCTCAGTGTTATGGGGGCTACAGATCCAACTTGAGTAAGATGAGTCTCTTTTCTATGACAAAGCCAGCTCAACAATCTCTAGGGGACAAGTGAGGGACTCTCTAAGTACAGTCAAGTGACTGTGGTTGTGAGTCTTTGGTCCTGGAGTTTGCCCAAGACTGATGACCAACGTCTTCCTTCCTTCACAGAAGTCCCAGGGCACCTTTGTGTATTTGACTTAGCCAAAGCTTTAAATTTCATGTTTCAGATTCCAAACGGGTCAGACAAGTCCATAATCATAGCACtaagaaggtggaggcaggaggtgggtaggctcttttaaaaaaaaaaaaaccaaaaagaaataaaaaaatatttcaatattttaggttcatttactttatgtgcattcatgtttggcctgcataaatgtatgtgtaccatgtgcacacCTAGTGCCCTTGGAAATcagcagagggcattggatgccctagaactggagatacAAATGATTTTAAGCCGCTACGTGACCTTTGCAAAAGCAACAGTGTAAGCAACAGTGTGGCCTTGATCAGATCACAGCATTTGGGGAGACTGCACTAGAATCTGCAGCCAAGCTCTGGGTTTGGGTCTTCTTCTATTTTAGCTCCCCATAAGGGTGGTTCTGAATCTAGACATTCCCACCTAGTTTTCTACCCTCCTCCAGATCACCCGAGAAGGAGACTATTGGAAAGAAGAGGCCTCTTTCTTCTGCATGTGAGGGCCTTGTGTGAGATCCAGGCAACGTCTGAGAAACCTGCCTTTCCTATCTGAGGGACCCAGCAATGACTCTGGAGGAAACCCCACACCCCAAACTTCCAGGCACCACCTTAGACTGTGCCATGATTATACACACCAGTAAGAACCCAGACTCCCATGGGAAGGAGCCTCTTGGTCACAGGAATGTTCCCCTGAGTCCTGGGAACCAACCCTGGTGATAGTCCGTACCTGTGTCCATCTGAGAGATCCTCAAAGAATTCAGGTGTCTCTGGAGCTGAGCAGGACATGTGCCCTCCAAGAAAGTCTTAGCTTGATCAGCTCTGGGTGCGTGTGACTCCCAGAAGGTCTTTGTCTGCTGGGTGGATGGCACAGCCATTGTCCATGTAAGAGTCTTCTGGTCAAAGGTGAGGGCTTCCTGTCCATCATAGCCCAGGTGCCAGAAGCCTCCAATGTTCCCATTTCTCTGAAGTTCACAGCCTAAGGTTGCCTGGATGGTGTGAAGGCCTGGTCCACATCAGATAAGGACCTGTCATCTTCTTGTCCCTGGACCTCAGTTCCCAGTGGGATTCagggcagatgggggaggggaattcTGTCATCCACCAAAGTGTGGGGCTCTTGTGCTTCTTAGGGAAGGACCACTGGTGTGTTTAATGAGTTTAGCTACACCGTACCCACACCCTGACTTCAGGAACCAGGACTGAATCTGTATGCACTGCACTCTGTCTACTTACCCCTGTCTTGGCCTGTGACCTCAGCCAGCATCCTCCTGAGTTGCTCCTCCATCTTCCAAAGGCCCTCAGTTTCTCTTGCCCAGGTCTCAGCTCCTGCATGTCCCTTGATCCTGGCCCTCAAAGCCTCTGCTCTCCTTCTGTCCCCCTTGTAGCGCAGGAAGAGATCACCATCAATGTATCCATGGGCCGTGAACTGGGTCTCTCCAGACCTGACCAGATGCAAGCTCATGAAGTAGTGAAGTGTGTGGGATCCTGGGGAGACAAGTTCATGGGTTCCCACCATAAGCTATGCCATGAGAGATTGAAATTGGAGTATTTCCTGCCTCAGTGTCTCATAGGTGGATATGAAGAACGTGAGCTGTGctcccaaacaaataaacaaaaaaaaaaaacaataaaaatttaagaaggtaaaaacaaaaaagaaaacagaaaaatcattgaattttaaaaaaagaattatgaacaAATTGACAAGGCCTCTAAAGTATTTAAGAAATaaacctcagggctggagagatagctcactgattaagagcactgactgctctagaAGAGAAATGGTATTTGCTTCCCAGTATCAACATGGTGGCTAATAACCCTCaataattccaggtccagggaattTGGCACCCTCTTGTAGCCTCTAGGAGCACTGCATGCCTGTCACGTGTTGCACATGATGTATAGACaatgcatccatacacataaaaatgcatTAGCAAAGTTGAAAGAAATGAACTTTTACATGGGGGTGACTGCACATGTACTTGagtggctgaagcaggaggataacAGGCTCTAGGGTTACCACGGAGTGAAACGCTGTCagagatgataaaataaaatcacaaaaataacCACTGAGATAACTAAAGTGGACTTCACTGGTTTCTGGAATTGATTGgtttaattttccaaatatttgaaCAATCTTATTTAAACTCTAGTAGAACATGGATGGTGGGAGGCCCCTTAGAATGATTCAGCTGCTACCTTAACTcccacctgccaccatgcctgaatTCTGTGCACATGCATCCCCACACTGCACCATTCATTTGGTCCCCTCATTTGCCATAATTCTCCTTCATCTCCATAGTGGGAGACAGACATGGCCACTCTAATACTGTGAGGAGTGAGAAGGATCCAAGATGTCCTCAGAGGCCCTAATGGAAGGACAAAGGGAACTTTGGTCCTGTGTCCTTGTCCAGTAGTAGACATGACAAGGCTGGTCTGAAACTGAATCCAGTGCCTCAGAAATGAAGTTGGAGTTTCTGGGATCCGAACTCTTCCCTCTGGGCTGTGGTTATCAGTATCTGCTGTATCCTGTGTTCTTTTTTCCAACATTGTCTGACTTACCTCTCTGCTGACCTTTGCTATTTTTACCCTGTGAATAGTGAAGAAGATGTtgtacttcttaataaacttgATGGGCATAAGGCATCAACTATGCCTTTTGTCTTACTTAGCTTCCATTTTCTCTACTTCTCTTTCCTGGTCCTCACATACACCACCTCACCATTCATGACTCTTATTCCTTCATGTTTGGTTCTAATGGAGTCCAGAGGTGGGGCCCGAGTATGGGAGAAATTATCAAGAGTGAGTAGAGCCACGATAAATATATAAGCTAAAAGGAGTGAGATTAGTGAACTACATACaaatttcaaattaattaattaattaattaaagattaaaaaaacaggaagagatgAGCAGCCAGGAGTGAAACAGAGCAGCTGCATCTTAcagaacatttctttttctttagatgaTTTATTTTGTGATGTCTAAAtttctcagttagggtttctattgctatgatgaaacactatgatcagaaagcaagttggggaagaaagggtttatttggtgtaCACTTCCATACcattgttcatcattgaaggaagtcaggacaagaactgcAGCAGGGCtaatgcagaggctgtggaggggtgctgcttactggcttgctctccatttcttgctcagtctgctttcttatagaacccttgATCACTCACTGGCTCAGggctggccccacccacaatgatgGGAGCTCTcgcccatcaatcactagttatgAAAAAGATgtatcttatagaggcattttcttgatggcgtaaatcacaaacaatcccacaccagtttggaattatgattaatagaatggttatttatttaaaggggaaaaaacttacagatcaccgtcccagacaacagccctctgcgcaatcaggaagggagcctagtcatccgaagcggagccggaagccagagagcgagcagagggaagtggccgcatttttaaaaagagagaccacgccccaatgggctggtatctcagcggctattggctgaaggagcagaaggagctcccacaacacctcccccttttgtttaagtaagagagttctaaacctactatgaaattatatacaataagcacaaatatcctattccaactagcttaagtcttgtataataaataacttggccaagtcatgagaggaaagtaactacatttatatagtcttcaaccccatcgaagatctgagaaggaaaataatgttacctgagtaattaggaagtgcattcaaacaacttctaaaacatgcaacaaatcacagagacaactagctacctggacaatcacccaaagtcatgtttgcagcgttgaagcaaccaactttggctaaggcctaacataactgacataccattttcaaaggcaagaaacttttcagaactatcttaccctgtcttggcaggatatgacagtcctgttttatccatttatggaagctctgtatctgtcagtggttgaggtatgggcatttctttgcccaaaggccagttctgccaagaagaaaggctccacgtggagtgtctttggtgctcaacattctctcgggaatagattggtgttgccaggagcaattgtgtctcactaccaaactatttgtctaccatggaactctgagttaaattaaaggccattttctacagctctttgaagaggttgaagattatctatctattctgagtataatctctatttatctaacgaacctgattagtctaattataaatgacaaacatagatgactactgatctatataattctcaatacctatctaatgtaaagactaagacaataaacaactgtgcaataaatgaggacaatgacctccaaatataaacaatgtacaaatatacaatgcaatatggtaaatacatacaatatatatatatatatatatatacaatatatatcaatacataaatgttttaaacagaggtagaaacatgcatgcatacaatagtcaatataatttaactttgtatcaatatacaagaattgataccaaattatttgtctaaaaacagtaactcacaattacaaatctattattccatcatccaattatccctcttttttttttcaaaaagatccctgagcttataaaattcctccaccaacccccaaaccctcaaccatatactaattataatcaacccttaaataatgtccctaaacccaaggacaaactttacagggagaggggacgtcgtcctctagaattacttccagctgtcatgggggcgacgtctttttgggggatcctgtgaaagtaaaatgatggttaaattccaagatcaatatcttttaaaattgcaaatagtctctgagtattttgtgtaggtctggccagaatgttgtacaagatgtgcaccatttcagataaccaagttggaactgtcttgtgcagctggtacccaaaacaggtcttgtagtcttgtagtagcgctatcagtatcatgacgtcatatcaaccaggtggagttgttgttatggggccccatcttcttcctggaaacttcaaatgtcactgcaggaaaaactcattgttcattgtgaaaagctcaaacatgaatcatatagacatatacagacatacatatattcaatgaaagacatgatatgttcaatgaaaagtatgagaggtatgaagaaaagcaaagatattttctaaactcatatttctttctgtcccatatcatggctcttgacatgagacagaaactccagaaactctgggttttctcttaacaacaggcttggaattagagagggactgagccagagtccaactccaaaaccagctctataaatttagaaatataatttagtatattctacttacagaatccattcagttttcttgataatccctattgggcagttattttcccatctgtcagtattcaaacatccagagtcccttgaatttttcaaagatgaatgtttacctgtggagataagaacagaaccctgcccccattctatatgtttttcttaccacctgtatgaatatcatcattgtggatgagctgtcatttcacctttccaagaggtttctcctcttcaaatcgaacctttattaattttgatggtatccacaatttttcttctcctgtggaaacaagagcaaaaccccttccccaacgtagcacatctcctggcttccattgagaggtcagcacatctttgaaataaattggttgatttagttcagcagacttttccattatccaatgtctttctgccgctgttgttcctttctcattagcgttaaaaaaattcaaggttaataaagcattatgcaatatTGAGCTAATTCAACAgctggtgcccaacatggggtgagaaaaaggaatatgactcaTGAGGTCAGATgattaatatatgtacatatatatatatatatattcacatacatgatggcgtaaatcacaaacaatcccacaccagtttggaattatgattaatagaatggttatttatttaaaggggaaaaacttacagatcaccatcccagacaacagccctctgcgcaatcaggaagggagcctagtcgtcagaagcggagccagaagccagagagcaagcggagggaagtgactgcatttttaaaaagagagaccatgccccaatgggctggtatttcagcggctattggctgaaggagcagaaggagctcccgcaacaatgtCAGCCTTTcagaaagtgcttttacccactgagccatctcagtggcccaCCCTAGTCTGGCTTTCATTTGGACAGTCAACCTGTCAGAGTTGGGAACATCAGTCTTCAGAATATAATGGCCAATGATGATAACTTAGACTaagcttccccctccccttcccacatCCTGTTCACTGAGAATAACCTTCTGATGAGTCTTTGtccccctctgccccacctgcaCCAACACAAGCACAAACCTTGAGTCTCCTCTTAAGTTCCTATCTTAGAAGACTCCAGACATACTCTGAGTTTCCCTTCTCCCATCCACCATCAACCCATGGTCTTCTCATCTTTGTGTTAGGCCACAGGTCTGCAGCTTTAGCCCAGGTTCCCACAGCCTTAATCAGGCCACAGTTTCTGCAACTCACTCTAGGACAAAGAATGTAGGCGCTGTCTGTGACCAAACTATTCTCAGTTTCCAGTACCTGGCACCTCCAGTCTCCTTGTAACTTTGTCAGTTACACTATGCTGAACTAAACATTTGCTGTGAAACTTCCCACTGCCCCATAAGgttataaaatataagaacttTCCTTTGTTTGGGAATCGGGAGATGATTGTTCAATGGCGTAGCCCAAAAACAGAGAGtaacactgggcagtggtggcacacatctttaatcccagtacttcggAGGCAaagacaagtagatctctgtgagtttgaggccagcctggtctacagaatgagttccagaataggctccaaagatatacagagaaacccagagagGGAGGGGTATTCTCAGAAAAGGCTCCTTCAGCCTCCATCCATGATCTCTATTTCtggttctctcattctctctatCAATCTCttattctcattctttttctaaaaaagcttttataaatatttttaattttctacatgcatattgtatttacatcattttaacC is part of the Arvicola amphibius chromosome 8, mArvAmp1.2, whole genome shotgun sequence genome and encodes:
- the LOC119821834 gene encoding LOW QUALITY PROTEIN: MHC class I-like protein MILL1 (The sequence of the model RefSeq protein was modified relative to this genomic sequence to represent the inferred CDS: deleted 3 bases in 2 codons; substituted 1 base at 1 genomic stop codon), translated to MSLHLVRSGETQFTAHGYIDGDLFLRYKGDRRRAEALRARIKGHAGAETWARETEGLWKMEEQLRRMLAEVTGQDRGLHTIQATLGCELQRNGNIGGFWHLGYDGQEALTFDQKTLTWTMAVPSTQQTKTFWESHAPRADQAKTFLEGTCPAQLQRHLNSLRISQMDTGPPKLKVTRRRYPVGRITLTCRAFNLYPPMATLTWLQDEKPTQQQTFGPGTIQPSGDGTYQTWLSIWVLLGQESHFTCNLRNHSKKIEVTDFYGEKMGQPSSKGMGGKVRKYLXSTITTAFLVASRTSNRQSMGPPALPLLWWLLFFVHYETQGLRSRLDIHGKVQIVTNYKCSHLFTTYIENKQSNNTEGDLAAQEMTENHFAR